Below is a window of Malus domestica chromosome 13, GDT2T_hap1 DNA.
CTCAAGAAAAAAAcacttttctttcttcctctcagCTGATAGATTAAGCATTTTACCAGAAAGAAAAGCGAAAAAACAGTCTTTGAAATGGGAACAACAACAAGCCCTTTCAAAGACCAATATCATCACTCATCATCTCTTGCCAAAAAGCTCTTGCCTTATGCAATCTATGTCCTCCTCCCCATTGCTGTAATCCGCTTGTACTTAtacactccctctctctctctctcctccacagATCACCTCCCTCACTCCACTGAAATTACCATCtcaacctcctcctcctcttatTCTTCCTCTCCTTCCCCATTGCCCCCCATTTCCTCCTCTCAAGGTACTTACTAAAAGCACTTTTGTCTGCAGTagcttttctttaatttttccaGTTGGGTTTTCTTCTAGGTACTtaaagtttgaatctttatcATAGATAACAAATATTTTGCCTGAAtgtttgttgggttttttctgTGTGCAGAAGAGGAAAGGGCTAAAGAAACTACACCTTCATGTGACTACACTAGGGGCAAATGGGTCCATGAGAAGCTGGGCCCTTTGTACAATGGCACAACCTGTGGGACAATCAAGGAAGGTCAGAACTGCATCACCCATGGAAGAACTGATTTGGGTTATCTCTACTGGAGGTGGAAACCTAGCAAGTGCCAGCTCCCCAGGTTTGAACCCAGcacttttcttcatcttatTAAGAACAAGCACATAGCTTTTGTGGGGGACTCCATGGCCAGGAACCAGTTGGAGTCCCTCCTCTGCATGCTTGCCACTGCCTCTCCTCCCAACCTTGTTTACACAGATGGGGAGGAGAACAAGTTTAGGAGATGGAATTTTCCATCCCACAATGCCAATGTGTCAGTTTATTGGTCACCATTTCTTGTGAAAGGGGTTGAGAAATCACCAAATGGTCCAAATTATAATAAATTGTATTTGGATCAAGTGAATGAGAGGTGGGCTGCGGAGTTGGGGGGATTTGATATGGTTGTGTTGTCAGTTGGGCATTGGTTTTTGCACCCAGCAGTGTATTTTGAGGGGGATGATGTTCTGGGGTGCCATTTTTGCCCTGGATTAAACCACACTGAGATTGAATTCTATGATGTGTTGAGGAAAGCTGTGAGGACTACTCTCAAAACCATAATTGAGAGGAGAGGGAATGGGAGTGGGATTGATGTGGTTCTGACGACGTTTTCGCCTGCGCATTTTGAAGGGGAATGGGACAAGAATGGGGCTTGTTCAAAGACCAAACCCTACAAGGAGGGTGAGAAGCAGCTTGAAGGAATGGATGCTGAGATGAGGCAGCTGGAGGTGGAAGAAGTAGAGGCTGCTAGGGCAAATGGTGAGAAATTTGTAGGGTTTAGGTTGGAGGCATTGGATGTGACTAAATTGTCCATGATGAGGCCAGATGGGCATCCAGGGCCTTACATGAATAAGTTTCCATTTGCTGATGGGGTTCCTGAGAGGGTGCAGAATGATTGTGTGCATTGGTGCTTGCCAGGGCCTATTGACACATGGAATGAGATTCTGCTGGAGGTCATGAAGAAATGGAATCAGGGGAAGTGAATGGAGGAGAAGAACTTCCACGTGACGGTGATGCTACTGTGGTGGTATTCCAAGCCGCACTTCCATTTGCTGATTGGGTTCCTGATTGGTTGGGAACAGTGACGCAGTGGCATCCCCGCTGTGGGTAAGTTTCTCTCAAGATTTAAGGAGAGCAAAGTGAGTTATTACAGAATCATTGGtcggttttgtttgtttgtttcattcTTGTTCCCAGTATGTGTGGTGGTTATGAAGCTGCGAGAAGGccaaagaagaggaagacaatCTGCATcgattgtttgttttgtttgggctCTCTGTTGTAATGGAAGAAGACAAGAATGGGTTGATTGAAGATGTGGTGGAGAAATTTTGAGGGGGGCACATACGAAGACGTGAGTTAGGCCGGTTGGTGTGTTTGCTTCGTTACATCCACGTTTGgatcttctccttgtaaattagATTAGTTTttgtcaaaagaaaaacaaaataaaaaaataaagggttcCACAGATTACAATCTATACGGTTGGAAGGTGTACGATTGAGTTGAATTGGAAGAAGTGGTATAGAATTTTGATAGATGATTGGCAAGTCCCTGTAGTTTGTTTGAGAACTCCAAATATACTGTAAATCTTGCCACTTTTACTACAATTTTTCAGCCTTCATATTGTGTTCCAAGCCTTTcggaaataattttttttttgtcaaagcctTTCGGAAATAATTAACAGGAATCCTTAAGATTAAGGAGATCCTCCTGAAGATAATCAAGGACTGATTCACCGAATTTTGTGCTCATGATTAAAACCGTTTTGTTATTAATTATTCTGTGAAGATcatatttgcaaaaaaaaaaaaaaaaaaaaaaaaaaaaaaaatcaataaaatatgaGATTGTTTAGTCATCAAACTATATAAAAACATATGGACGGATCCTataaaagaattacaaaccgtttatttatctacttTTATCgattgactaaacgatcttagttttaattgattttttccaGAGATAATCTTTATagaatgatttataatatgaacggttttgATTATAAACATGAAATTTTGTGAATCGACCACAAAGTATCTTGACTAGGAACTCCTCCTCATTCTTAAGGAGCCAAGCATTTCTCCTTTTGAGAATTTGTGTGGTTGCAAGTTTGTATCTTTCCTATTGTGTCTTGCTTCCCAACTTTTATGGACATTTctaaaccgaaaaaaaaaatggaaatgccTTAAAGTTTCAAAGTATTATGTAATAATATGGAGTAGTTTCAATTTCTCGTGCATACAAAAGTAACTCACCTTCCAATTGGTAAAAGAAAAAGCCCTCTACCATTTCAACATACCCTCAATTATCCAAAGTTAGTTACTTCAATTGGCTAATATGTTAACATATGCACCTTAAAAATGGTATATTCAATAGATCTATCATCCAATGTCTTGGGTTCGAATCCCTACCTCTTGATTTTGCTTGTATGAAAAAATAGACAATAAAATGACAAATTTGAGCATTTTTAATGTTTGAGGATAAATTCTTCAATCTAAATGGTCTTAAAATCTAAATAAATTCTTTAATCTGAACGACCATAAAAATAAGTATCTTTCTTTCTTACCAAAGTTTTTGGGCCAAATCAAAGGTTGAGCCCAAAACAAAAATACAGAAacataaaaaccctagcaactTTGAAGCCGTCAGATCCGCCGACCTTGAATGATCACCTCTTGCAGCCACCAAAACATCAACCAAATAGAGCCTCCGAAACGGAAAGGACACAAAACTCAAATCCATAGCCATCAGAGAAAGGAAGTTGGTAGGAAAGACATCCCACATACAACAGTGCCGAAATCGGCACACAAATGGAAGAAGGTGGTGCGAGCTCCCGAGCTTAATAGCTCTACACACCTTCCGCGAAATCCGCAAAACGCGGTGGATATTTTATTTGCTTTGAGGTCTATATTTTAGTTTTGTGCTTTATTTGTATTGGGCCTCTATTTATTGTTGTATATTGTGTGCTTTGTTGGTAATGAATTAcctttgttcaaaaaaaaaaaaaaagattttgggCCATTTGTGAAGGGACTTTAGATGTCAGCAGCCCCAAAGTTGACTTTATGTTGCTTGTGTCCCTAAATATTTCTCCAAACTCCAATGGGCTTATGCAAGAAGTTATCTTTTGGAGCAGAAATAACAGCTTTTTCTGTGCAGTTTACAGGAAAATCCATAGGAAAAGTAGAAGAAAATGGGATTGCAGAAGATTTCTACTCCACACAAACAAGTAATAGAAGCAAGCGAGTGCAACCGTTTTGCTTTCTCATCTGCTTTCCATGGCTGCAACTGTTtcgctctctttctctttggaTCCACAGCAGTACCACCAGCACCAGCACCAGCACCACTGCCATCTCTTCTCCGCCACCCACCACTTCAAACCCCACCAAAGCATTCCCTTCACTCCCTCTACCTCCTCAACTATTCTCCCCAAGTACCCACTTTCTATTTTCCCCAAATCAGACCGTTTCGCCTTCAAAGCCTCCTCCTCCCCATCTCATtctcccaccaccaccaccgccaccaccacagCTGCTGATTCCACTACTACTGATTCCACCACCATCACTACTGATTCCGATACTACTACTTCAACAACTTCGTCATTTCTCGAATACCCTCTTAGAACAGGTAAGTTTCTGAGCAGTGAAGAGCTCGAGCAGCTCAAACTCCTCGAGGATTTCAGGTACTACCAGGAATTGGAATCTGGGTCGATGTGGGTTCGGGTGATGAGGCCGGAGGAGTTGGACATCACCGTCGGGTTGCTCGCCGAGTCGTTCGCGGAGTCGATGCTTTTGCCTTCTGGGTATGTGTCTGTGCTGGGCTACTTGGTCAAGCAGTACTTGTTTGAAAGAATGGAGCTTCTTCCCAACACCGCCACGCTCATCGCGTTTtacagaagaagaaaagaagagggcaaagaagaagaagaacaacacctggaagaagtagaagaagaagatgaagttgaGCTTTTGGCGGGGACTGTGGAAGTTTGCTTTAACAAAAAGGGTGCCGTTGCCTCTCCTCCTACACCAACTCCTCCCAAGAATTCGCCTTACATTAGCAACATGGCGGTGAAAAAATCGCTTCGGAGGTTTGTTTTGCTTCCCCAATTGAAGTTTTACATTAGCAATTGTTGTTTCTTGGGCATGTTACCTGCTCGGCATAATTCCATTGCATTGTATTCTTGTCGTAATTCGCAGATTGAATGCGTTTGGTTTTCGTAATTGTATTGTTTTTTGAACTGAATGATCACAAAACTACCCACATATAACATCAGATTTGAAAAGACAAAGCTTTAGTTCACTGTGTCTCAAATGAGACTTGATTTAAGATTATGACTTCGTAAATTTTCAGGAGGGGCATTGGATGGCATCTTTTGAAAGCAAGCGAGGAACTAATCTCGCAGATGAGTTTCTCAAGAGAGGTGTACTTGCATTGCAGGATGATTGATACAGCTCCATTCAACATGTATAAAAAAGCAGGATACGACATTGTAGAGACGGATACCATTTTGGTTTTGTTGCTGTTGCAGAGGCGCAAGCACTTAATGTGCAAGAAACTTCCAGTCTTAACCAACTTTTCAGAATCGGACACGTTCTGTTCTCAAGAGGAATTAACACCATGACTGTTTATGTGAAAATGATAATATGTGTCTCTGAGGTACATGCAGTTGCTGCCATAATCTTTTttgtagatttgtattgataaaTCATTATGCAGTAAATCTCATACTGTTGCCTTGTTCCTTAAATCCATTGCTTTGCTCAGGATAGATGATTAAAGGCCTTGAGGTTGTCAAGATTATCCAGCTGGGTTGTCTTTTGCGTAGAATGCTTGATCCTATGTGCCGATTGCTTGCATTTTGTAATGTGTATGGTAGAGACTTGGTTTGTTGCAGGTAATCTCAGCAGTCATTTCTATTTGTTGTATGTTGTATGTAGTCCTAGGGACCTAGACTTCTAACCTTAATGCAAACACATATAGTTCAATGACCATATCCACTCTAGTTTTGGTACACGTGTGTTAGATATTGAAGGATTCAAGTAAATAGAGGAAGGATGAAGGATTCAAGTAAATAGAGTAGGGAACAATAGATATATATGAAACAGTAGTATTATTCTTTCTGCCTTGCGACTTTGTAGGCTCGTACGGAAGACATATATAAAGTACAAATTACATATACTCTGAGTTTACAATACATAATTTACGAAAGGTTACAAAGTTTCCAAAACATAGTGATACAAGAAAATGATCCCCTCTTAGATTGGAATCTCATTCATTATTAATTTACATCGTAGGCTTTCTTGATCTTGTACACGAAAACCAActtcaatttgattgttttgtgatGAATTCTGTCTAATATATCTACTCAACTGCATTCTGTATTTCTCAATCCTTATCAAATTCTCTTCGTGGGTCTTGTTTTTGAGATCATAGGTCACCAAGCTTTGAAGATTCAACAATTCTTTTATTAGCAGAAGTAAAGGATTTTGATTATGTTGTACCTTATCTTCATCCTGCAATTAGAACATGTGTTTGTTAGGAGCCACGGCCACTCCCAAGCCTTTCGCATTTGTATAGATACTCAACTGGAGCTCTTTCACACATTCTGCCATGGAGGGTCTCTCACTGCTCTCCGGACGCACACATCTTGATGCCAGGTTTGCAAACATAGCTATAGATTCCATGGTGTATGAACTTCGACTCAGCTCAGAATCTATCACCTTACGCAGTTTCTTCCTGTCGTTCAATATGTGTCTTACCTGAAACATATGAACTTTAGTCGTGTTTACTTTAACAACCTAATGTACCTAACCAGCATAATAAGCAGGAGTGAGAAAATATATACTCTACCTGTAGCACTAGGTTTTGATCGTTTGGTCCCAGGGTAATGTCAACGGCTTGACGTCCAGTCAGAAGTTCAAGAAGAACCACTCCAAATGCATAAACATCACTTTGTAAAGTGAGTTTTCCAGTCTGTTTCCAAATACACCTCTTGTTATGTaacattgttttatttttattttatgaatagTGTGATCAAAATTTCTTACAAGCATTCATTTGAGATGGGTGGTTGTGAATTAAATGAATAAGAGTGAAAATTACAGGAAGCAGTGTGCATCACAAGCATATAAACATGTCGCTTATGAAATTTCTGGAGAAAATCCGCCTTTGTGTCAAACCATATTGTTTTTGTTCGCATTTTTTACAGTACTGAACACAGAGAAGTTGCAGAATGCATGAATTTTGATAGACTATATTGTTTGAGAAACAAAATTTAATGCAGCCATATGGAATGTTCAAAGATGCGTACCGATGTATACTCGGGATCAAAATAGCCGAATGTTCCGAGCACTCTAGCAGTCACGTATATTTCCTTGCCCTCCGGCATCATCTTGGCGAGTCCAAAATCCGATATCTACATGAAATCGTGATTAAATTTCAGCTCTATATGTTTTGTTCAAAGTTCAAAACCAACATGAGGCAAAATTTCAAATCAAGCAACACGTTTTTACCTTTGCTTCAAAGTCGTCGCTTAAAAGAATATTGGTGGATTTGAAATCTCTGTGAACAATAGGAATCCCGACAGCAGAACTAGAATGCAGATACGCTAGTCCCCTTGCTGCTCCAAGTGCCACCTTGAGCCGTCGAGGCCAATCCATTTTCGCTTCCCCGATCCCTGTCGTACGATTAAAGATTGTTCCGAAGATTAGCAAACTGATTAATTGTTCCGAAGATTAGCAAACTGATTAGTTATTCGCACGTGAATTAAGCGTATGTATGCATTCCTAGTTGAAATCCAACCATTTAAGTGATCTTGCAGGTTCCCTTTCTGCATATATTCATACACCAGAAACCGTTGCTTCCCGTCAGCACAATAGCCGATCAAAGAAACCAGATTTGGGTGTTCAAGTCTGCTCAAGATATCTACTTCCACCCGAAATTCTCGTTCTCCCTCAGCTGCTTTGAAAGGAGGCAGCTCCATTTTCTTGATGGCTACAACCTTTACATTCCCAAACAGAGCACACATC
It encodes the following:
- the LOC103451937 gene encoding xyloglucan O-acetyltransferase 1-like yields the protein MGTTTSPFKDQYHHSSSLAKKLLPYAIYVLLPIAVIRLYLYTPSLSLSSTDHLPHSTEITISTSSSSYSSSPSPLPPISSSQEEERAKETTPSCDYTRGKWVHEKLGPLYNGTTCGTIKEGQNCITHGRTDLGYLYWRWKPSKCQLPRFEPSTFLHLIKNKHIAFVGDSMARNQLESLLCMLATASPPNLVYTDGEENKFRRWNFPSHNANVSVYWSPFLVKGVEKSPNGPNYNKLYLDQVNERWAAELGGFDMVVLSVGHWFLHPAVYFEGDDVLGCHFCPGLNHTEIEFYDVLRKAVRTTLKTIIERRGNGSGIDVVLTTFSPAHFEGEWDKNGACSKTKPYKEGEKQLEGMDAEMRQLEVEEVEAARANGEKFVGFRLEALDVTKLSMMRPDGHPGPYMNKFPFADGVPERVQNDCVHWCLPGPIDTWNEILLEVMKKWNQGK
- the LOC103451935 gene encoding GCN5-related N-acetyltransferase 5, chloroplastic-like; protein product: MAATVSLSFSLDPQQYHQHQHQHHCHLFSATHHFKPHQSIPFTPSTSSTILPKYPLSIFPKSDRFAFKASSSPSHSPTTTTATTTAADSTTTDSTTITTDSDTTTSTTSSFLEYPLRTGKFLSSEELEQLKLLEDFRYYQELESGSMWVRVMRPEELDITVGLLAESFAESMLLPSGYVSVLGYLVKQYLFERMELLPNTATLIAFYRRRKEEGKEEEEQHLEEVEEEDEVELLAGTVEVCFNKKGAVASPPTPTPPKNSPYISNMAVKKSLRRRGIGWHLLKASEELISQMSFSREVYLHCRMIDTAPFNMYKKAGYDIVETDTILVLLLLQRRKHLMCKKLPVLTNFSESDTFCSQEELTP
- the LOC103451936 gene encoding probable serine/threonine-protein kinase PBL28, with the translated sequence MPFGLVSAWNKRRRSKSHDLTDPWIYKPVEYWQLEDQTPQPTKRHHHGSSIFTLKEMEEATCSFSEENLLGKGGFGRVYRGTLRSGEVVAIKKMELPPFKAAEGEREFRVEVDILSRLEHPNLVSLIGYCADGKQRFLVYEYMQKGNLQDHLNGIGEAKMDWPRRLKVALGAARGLAYLHSSSAVGIPIVHRDFKSTNILLSDDFEAKISDFGLAKMMPEGKEIYVTARVLGTFGYFDPEYTSTGKLTLQSDVYAFGVVLLELLTGRQAVDITLGPNDQNLVLQVRHILNDRKKLRKVIDSELSRSSYTMESIAMFANLASRCVRPESSERPSMAECVKELQLSIYTNAKGLGVAVAPNKHMF